The DNA sequence tcatttttgacattttagttcatattttaaaattaatttatttactttttgataaaaaaaaattataatctaaactttatttttcactaataataatataatcacttttttattcttatctttcTCCTTACCAATTGCATAATAAAActcatttgttttaaattctGTAATTTATGGGATGGAAAGTATGAATTTATAGTGGACgatgataaaatttgaattttaatcaatgtaAGCATACCTACCAATTACCATTATTCTCTTGTTCACATAGGagacattattattattattgcaaatatttaaattcaaataatgatTTTCACGAATATTGAGTTGGGAGGTGGGTTGcattattcaaaattgaaatgtgaCTTAATTGGGGAAGCTTTCTGGatttccaaataatttatgatcccaaaaataagaatatactagtatttatgaGGTGATGATTGAGCAATATACATAAAGAAATAcgtattgaataaaatttgagtgcAGATTTTGTGACACCTCAAGACCGTACCTTTCACACTCCGACTTTGAATTCAATTGGAACAGTCGCCGCTGATTTCGGgcgaagaaaaaaaaaagtagataaaattGCACTAAACCGGGGTGAAATTTGCGTTCATACTCCTCGCACATGTTAACTGCTCATAAGCCCTCTCCAAAAACCTAAGTGCTTCAAACCCGCTTTCTTCCCCCTGTGCCACCAACCGCCGCTGCTGCTTCGGGTGAGTGGAACTTTGAATTCCACCATTGGCTattctcctttctcttttttgctTTTGAGATAGACGGATCCGAATTAGGGGATTTTGATTGCCCTGCGATTTCTGAATTTGTGAGTTTTAGTCGACGGTGGAGTTTGGGGGTCAAGGTTGGATTTTTGTTACtatttctttacattttccCTCCAAATAGGGCAAAAATGTCTTTTCAATAAACTGTCGTAAGATTGGAACAGTCGCCGCTGATTTCGGgcgaagaaaaaaaagtagataaaattCTACTGCTCCTCACACTATTCCTTGTCgccattcacattttttaacaatttgtatatataattgcCTCAATTCACCGTCTTTTTTGCTTTGCTTTGTCGTtacctttttcctctttgTCTTTCCTTTACCAGCAAATTCAGCCACCATTTCTTGACTCTATGGACTGGGAAAAGCAACCGCCGCAGCCGGCGGACGAGCCCGGCGGCGGAGGGATGTTTGTCAAGGTCATGACGGACGAGCAGATGGAAGTTCTCCGCAAGCAGATTGCTTGCTACGCTACCATTTGCGAGCAGCTCGTTGAGTTGCACAAATCCCTCACTTCCCAGACCGATCTCGCTGGTAATTTCGTCAAACATCTCTTCTACATTACTCTCACTTTCGATTATTTGTGGAAATCGTGGGAATTGAGGGTTTTGAATTGGAATTCGTTTTTGGATTGGTAACTCAACGGAGATATGTAGTCAATTGagttttgttgtgattttttggAGGTTTTTGGTCTGTGCTTTTGGTTTTCTTGGGTTTGTGCAGTAATCAGATGAAGCTTTAGAGGTGATTAGGCTGCTTTGTGATTTTTACTTATAGTTTACCATCTTCATCCTTTTATGATTCTGATGCCATTTTTGGtctgttttaaaaaatgttaccATAGTGAGAAATTGTTGTTTGATGTTTGGTTTACGTTTATGTCGATTTTAGTCTCAAAAGATACCATCAAATGGTGTAGATCAGATGATTTCTCTTGTTTACTAGGATGGAAATAGAGGTCCTCTTTGTTTCCGCTGCCATCGTTCTCTAAGCCCTCTGAAGTATAACTTTGTTTACATTCTGGAAACCGAGTATTCTGTACAACGAGTCGTTGAATGGATAATGAAGGAGGAGAGATTTTCTTCACTTAACCACCTTTGATAAAGTGTTTGTTTTGTGAGCAAGTGAATCTTGGCCAGAAAGTATAATGGGAAACAATTTGTGTCGTTGTTGTTTATCTTTCTTGTAAACTAGTGCTAGTATGGATGAGTGATTTGGATGTGTGAAAATTTGTATGTTCAGATTCTGATGTTAATGAATTGTCTTCCTCGGTCAGGAGTGAGATTGGGAAATCTATATTGCGATCCCCTGATAACCTCCGGTGCCCATAAAATCACCGGGAGACAGAGGTGGACCCCAACGCCTATGCAGCTTCAGATTCTTGAACGCATTTTCGATCAGGGGATTGGAACACCGAGCAAACAGAAGATCAAAGAAATAGCCAGTGAGTTGTCTCAACACGGCCAGATTAGTGAAACAAACGTCTATAATTGGTTTCAAAATAGGCGTGCTAGGTCGAAGAGGAAGCAGCAGGCTGCACCGTCAAACAATGCTGAATCTGAAGTCGAGACAGAGGTTGAATCCCCCAATGATAAGAAAACAAAGCCTGAGGAATTTCAACCTCAGAACATCCTAACCTCCAGAGCAGAGGATCTCTGTTTTCAGAACCCTCAGACGAGTTCAGCAATACATTCTGTCGATCCAAGAACCAGCAAACCTGAACCAATGTTGCCCCCTGAAGGAAGCTCAAAGTTTGGGGGTAATTTTGGGCAAATGTCCTTCTATGGAAATATGTTATCAAATCCAAGTACGTGTTTCTCCCCAAAATAGTAATTTCTTCTATATTATGTGCTTAGATTTACCAGATTGTAACTCCTAATGCGTTAGATCATCGTTATCTGATAATTTGAATCTtctcaaaaaggaaagaacatATCCTATAGCTCTCAACCCTTCCAAGGGGTTTTACCTTCCATTGGAAGGAAATTGGATTTCGTCATTTATTTTTCGTCCATAGTTGCAGAAACGAAAAATTAGACAATGAACCATTTTAGCTTTCAGAACTAAAGGAAAAGTATCGATGATCAAAGATGAATATGGGATTTTCCTAGGTGCGAGCTACTAATAATTGAAAGCTGCATTTATGAATTCCTTTAACTCtgatattaaaatttctttaataaGATGAATATGTTATTCTTGCTGAAATACACACTTTGACCGCATAAAGTTGTTCGTATGTGCAGGAATGGACCAGTTCATAGGAAAGATAGAAGTCCCCGGGAACTACAATCCTTATTTACAGCAAGACGACTACAACATGGATGGATAAGCATATAGGTCTCTTGACTTCTGGCATATGTGCTTTATGAACtgaaaatatattagtttGAGCTGATTAGTTACTTCTACTCGAACTTGGAGACTAATGCTGATCTTGTCATCTCGACTCCACTTTGAAGATGAAATTTGTCTTGCCATTTTGTTGGTATGACGAATGAAGTTAGTATTATGATACACATATATCACTCCAGAGTCGGGGGCTTTATTGTTCATTTTCGATTTGTTCTTTTTCCTACTGTCTCACTCCGTTGCTTTACGAATATTGTGTGGCTTCTCTGTAGATTTGCCAGATTAACAGATGTTCTTACTTTGGGTCTTTGATGATTGTTTTAGCAACATCTGAATGTCTGATAGTTGGGAAAATATAATGATTCatatgatattttgttttttttagaataGGCGTTTGTTTGCAGGAAATTTCTGGGCATAAAATAGTGTTGTTGtcttatttgattttcagAATCGTGACAGGCAGTCAGACACTTATGCTAAATtcctaatataaaatattcaatatcAGCCTCTCTATATCATGCCAACTAGCAATATTTCATAATACTCATAGGTTCGTGGATCAATGAAGTGAATCAAAAGACAAAAATAAGCCTCGTTGGGTATCACgaaattggagttgagaaATTGGAATTGGGGCCTTATTCCAATTCCtctcaatttcacaatttgattttttttttttctaaatttgaaaattgacattttaaatagttacaaaattgaatattttcacggagtattatataaacaCAACACACATTTTGCATTGCACACAGTTACAGCCACCCACACTCACTACACACACAGTTTCACACACATTTACACATACACTCACAGAGtcactacacacacacacagacaTGGGCAGACCCAAGTGTATTGGGGAGGGGCTTATACACACACAAAGACATGGGCGAACCCAAGTATATTGGGGGAGGGGCTTAGAGCATGAACAGGGGCGGAGCCAGGAATTTATAAGGAGAGGGGcaaatttatctatgaaaaaatgttaaaaatttgAGAAGGGGCATTTAGTAAGAGATcgcaagaaataaaatttatattgcataatatatatgtgtgtagaaCAATATGaggaggggcaaatgccccaccATCCCATAAGGTAGATTCGCCCATGAGCATGAATAACCCTGGCCCGGATTTGGGCCGCAAGtcccctccacgtcatcatCCCCTCAAATTAGGGGTTCCAGGCCACAACTCCATTAACACCGCAGGCCACAACTCAGGCCACAACTATTCATTtcacaatatattttaatcgtaaaatagaatacgttgaacaattaaaaccgggaaaattcattgttcaatcgagaaaataggaaaagaaaattacaaatcctagaaaaaaaaaattaccaatactagagaaagaaaattaccaaacctagaaaaaagaaaattacaaatcctagaaaaaagaactactttttcttcatttgtgcGCGAAGGTATTCGATCATCTCACGGTGCAATTCGAGCTCGTACTCCGACATTCTCGAGGTATCCCTCGATGTCAACTCCGTCAGCTGGCCCATCCGCAACGTAATACTCATATCCGACATAGAGTCTGATATCTTGTCCAAGGAttgggtggcggcggcggcataGCGGAGTAGCTCGCAGTTGCCTTCCCCTTTGCTTTCCTCTTTGCCGCCTTTGTGCCCATCGGACGGCTTTCAGTACCAGGAGATGAGAGGAAGAAGTCATCGTCTGTCACGTTGAGGTCGATTGGCGGACCTCCTTCGCTCGAAGTGTAGTGTCCGGCGGCGACTTTGGTTCTCTTCGCCGCCGCTTCAGCCCCACCAGTGTACTTGAAGTGCTTCTTGCCGTCAGCGAAGTAATCTGCCTTGGCTTTGTCCACAAGGTCCATCTCGCTGTGCCCGCTCGTCCACATCCGGACTACGTTAGTCCACTTGCCATTCCACTTGTTAATCTCCTTCTGCACCCGACCCCAATGCTTGCGTAGCTTCACGTATGTACGCTCGAACGAGCCTTCGGGTCGACCAGCGTTGTACTTATCCGCAATCCGCTGCCAGAACGCTTTGCCGCTTTGCTGGTTGCCGACCACAGCGTCCTCGGAGACGTCGACGTAGTTCTTGGCCAGCCACATTGTCTCCTGCGGACTGTACTTCTTCGGCCCATCCTCATCGGCaaccttgcccttgcccccCCTCCGTGGAGCTGGCTCCATATCGCTGATATCGTACTCATCAGTGCTAACTGGCGATTCCATGTCTACATTGGTAGGCAGCCCGGGACTAGGTGTTGCATTTGGATCGGGTGTCGGCGGCACTTGCCAGTTCTGGGAGTTCACGAAATCGTCCATCTGGCGTTGGTCGTTGTTAAACCAATCCATAGAACTCAAAAAGTTTTGAAATGCTAGAGGATTGAGAGTGAGAGTTTGTGTGGAAGAGTTACAAAAAATGAGCAAATATAgtgtataaatagaaaaaaaaaaaaaaaaaaattcgtgGGGACTTGCGGCCCGGCCCGAACGCAATTAACGCCGGGACGGGCCGCATGGGATGCGGCACGGGCACGCATAACGCCGGCCGGGACGTGACTCGGGAGCGGCCCCGGGACGCAACTGCGTCCTCGGGACCGTCCCGGGCCGGGACGCACTTTCATCCAACGTTGAAATCGGGCCGGGACTCGCGAGTTGCGGCCCGGCCCGGCGGCGTTATTCATGCTCTTAAGCCCtcaatgaatttttttttaacttttctattaattatttttaaaatttattcaaatttagtgTAAACTATAGTGTAAAAGTCCCtacaaattatctaaattactcaaatatatactttaaaataaaatttagaaatctCATCCCCtatcaataattatttctGCGTCGGCCACTGCACACAGAGTcactacacacacacaatcaTACATACACACAGTCACCCCACACTCAGTATTCACATTCACTACATACACAAACACATTgtgcgcgcacacacacacacatgcacacacaactctctctcacacacacagtCAGAgtcaacacacacacactacacattttacacacaattacatattaattactcctacGTCATTTTTACCAAtcaaagaatttaaaattgaattataattcagtTCCGTAGAATtctaattccaattcaattttaatttcatttgccGAACAGACcctaaaagaaaattaatgtcATAAAATAGAGTAACATATTCGCAACATGTCGTCATAcctcaattttaaatattcataaattatatatactactctctccgtcctccattaattgtccacttttgtcattttcgtccgtccctcaTTAATtgttcactttcactttttactataaatggtagtaggtctcacattctactaacccATTTccctcacattctattataaaaccaatatataaaagtgagacatatattcaattaacttTTCTACCTAcctttctttatatttcttcaaaCCCGTGCAGGAATCAAATTGGATAATTATTGAGGGACGGggaatataaatatgaaaatgagtAAAACAAGGTTGAAAAAAAGTTCGCAAATCATAATTTACAACGTGGATCAAGAATTAGAATTATAGACAAAAAGTTGTGACCTAAACACTTAACAAAATCTGGGGCTACAGTAAGAACTCATTTTACCTTCATccactactattatttttggtagttgGACAACACAGATttgtaatataaaattaataaaatagaagaaagtataataatactccactaTTAGAATATTGTTAGTTGTATGTAgataaatagagagagagggaataaaagTGGCGGACCattttaccaaaataaaagatgGCACGTAGAGAGTACTAACTTTTATGGACCgatcaaaattgtaaaatagaCTGTTGATTGTGAACtgatataatataaaatatagtatcgAATATATCACTTATgttaatttaaaagtaattttgaaatataaattgtaaGATTTAAAAAGTACTATGTAAATGTAATgttgttaaaaaaaaggataatgAACGGAATGTAAAGGCTAATACTATAGATTAGTAAGAACTAGAAGAAATGAATAATATGATAGTAAAAAGAAAGGGAAGATGATTCTTGAAAAAATGGGAGTACCATTTAGTATTTTAACAAAGGAAGGCAACGAGGTCACGGTTCAAACCCTGCTACCTGCTGCGAGACTTTCGGCCTTAATTTGCAAATTCGGTCGAGCTGAATTAGTCGGATTCCACCAAAGGTAGATTCGGTACACCTGTAgccaaataaaagaaaagaaaggcaatgagaaatgaaatatagcttgctaaatactactataaggttataaatgtaaattcgaatataaaattttaactcAGGTAGAACTGACCCAGATGACCCTGATCGCAACTATTTTCTATTTCCCTGGTATAATTTATCATTGACTTTAATAATGACTTTGatagttataaattttcaaatatatattcgTAAGATACTagtaaatcaagaaaatagaTTCCACTATTCATGTGATTTTTTAGCTTAAAAGGGAtctgagatttttttttattaatataatattagcAATAGATAACGGAAATGTatgtttattatataaatgcGTATTATTAATGTGTCAGATACTAAatcaagtactccctccatcccggctaagatgacacattgcttagccggcacggggttttaggagttattggttaaagtgtttaattgaagagggagaaggtgggtgtaagtattaaagtagagagataaagaaagatggatattttaatagaagtgagaaaaagtgattgagtgtattaattggagggagagagttaccaaaaaaggaaatgtatcatcttagttgggacaaactaaaaaggaaagcgTGTCATCTtgagcgggacggagggagtaaaaaaattaaaggggCTACTTGTCATTCTCTCACATAACGATGTTTACTcaaataattagtagtagtactacttaataatttgatttgataatCATTGATGAAAAATGGCCCAAATGCATGgtatatttttgaaatcttTGTAAACCTACCGTTGTGAGTCTCGTGACTCATGACACAAATTGGAGTAcgcataaatttgatttgattgtttttGTCATCTAGATGCATTTTAAGCTTGATATTAATATAagatatttgttatttttaaatatagtaattttttcttcatgtaaaattataatccctcgtaattatgcaaaaaaaattacttcattagTCCCATATTATTCgcacttttctatttcggcTCATCTCAAactatttacaatatttatattttaaataaaaattataatatttaattaatatattaaagttaaTTAAGTAATCCATTATTAAGTGATCtctcattacacttaaaatattaatttacatacactaaaaaatcaatcccaaatcatgacctaaaatgaaaagtgcggGACAGATGgagaactattttttattcaaattatcattttttggcAAAAGCTATAAAGTGAAATCATAAGTATTTCgaaatccaaattaaaaaaaattgcagttTGTATGAAGGATTTCCGTGAAGATGGGAACTGAATGCGAGTTGTCCTACAAAATAACTTTGGCCACCACCtctcaaccaaattttgtatttacaATTGAATATACATTCCAAATTATTcgaaaaatccaaatttggATATCACCAtcataatcaataataattgCAGCACAATAATTTTTGCCAGTTTCCTCACTTAATTGGGCAGTTTCCAATAGCAAAGGGACATCTTCAATTTGCACAATCATTTAACAGACAACTTTGTAGTCACTGTACCACTTTTTTAGGTTAACGGGAAATATTATACCAACCATTTCTTATGCATTCGCTTTAATTTATCGAATGAAATTGGATAGCAATTAAATTGACTACTGTAGCACGAGCTTGTCGGTCATCTCTCCTCCACgagaattaattattgaattgttatGCAACAGCATATTACTTATTTGTGGTGGGGAATAAATATTGGCGTATTTTGggaatttaattgtttttgcATTACGTATAATGgtatacttataaatttgatattgatcCATTTTGTGTCCAATTGTGTGGTTTTCATGTTTCAGTTTAGTTGTCATGTATTTGGTTGTTTAATGAGTTTGGTTAATCAAATCAAAGCCTTGGAGATTCTTTGTcgtactactctctccgtccataaaagatgtcacactttggGATAACATAGGATTTTAAGAGATTTTGTtaggtggaaagagaaaatataatatttatattgttgttGTGTgagaacttttttttaaaatgaaaatatgacatttttagtgggacaaaaatagtattttctttttcttcgaGGGACAAGGGTTCAAAGTTTCAAACGCTGGCATCTGAGTTGGGAGGA is a window from the Salvia hispanica cultivar TCC Black 2014 chromosome 1, UniMelb_Shisp_WGS_1.0, whole genome shotgun sequence genome containing:
- the LOC125202103 gene encoding WUSCHEL-related homeobox 8, which codes for MDWEKQPPQPADEPGGGGMFVKVMTDEQMEVLRKQIACYATICEQLVELHKSLTSQTDLAGVRLGNLYCDPLITSGAHKITGRQRWTPTPMQLQILERIFDQGIGTPSKQKIKEIASELSQHGQISETNVYNWFQNRRARSKRKQQAAPSNNAESEVETEVESPNDKKTKPEEFQPQNILTSRAEDLCFQNPQTSSAIHSVDPRTSKPEPMLPPEGSSKFGGNFGQMSFYGNMLSNPRMDQFIGKIEVPGNYNPYLQQDDYNMDG
- the LOC125187152 gene encoding uncharacterized protein LOC125187152, encoding MDWFNNDQRQMDDFVNSQNWQVPPTPDPNATPSPGLPTNVDMESPVSTDEYDISDMEPAPRRGGKGKVADEDGPKKYSPQETMWLAKNYVDVSEDAVVGNQQSGKAFWQRIADKYNAGRPEGSFERTYVKLRKHWGRVQKEINKWNGKWTNVVRMWTSGHSEMDLVDKAKADYFADGKKHFKYTGGAEAAAKRTKVAAGHYTSSEGGPPIDLNVTDDDFFLSSPGTESRPMGTKAAKRKAKGKATASYSAMPPPPPNPWTRYQTLCRI